The following is a genomic window from Antechinus flavipes isolate AdamAnt ecotype Samford, QLD, Australia chromosome 3, AdamAnt_v2, whole genome shotgun sequence.
TAAATCTTGGCAGCCCTGAACATTCTGTTTGTGAAGATATTTCAGTTGTGTGCGCCTCTTCTTGAGTTCATTTGAAATTTCCTTGATAAAAttattagaatgatttgccatttctttttctaacttgttttatagatgtggaaactgaatcAGGCAGGATTAAGGGACTAGTTCAAGGTTACACAATAGGCATTTCCTAAACCCAGGAATTCTGAGACCCAGTTCAGGTTCTTATCATTTCTTCTCACTTGGAATGAGCAAACTTCCCCAATATTTGTAATGTGCATTACCAAATTTATTCCCATAGACTTTTCCACTCATGGTTTCTTAAAAGGTAAAGAGCAAGATAGAACTGAGGATCTGAGGAACTAGGGCCAGCTCCTGTAGTTGTTGCTTTAATATTTACAATTTTATCACTAGCAACAACCTCCGATCCATCCTCCAAGTATTTGTTGGGGCAATAGATTTATTGGCAGGACTTCATGAAAATTTGATCAGTCTTTACAGAAAGGAAGCAAGAAGAGTAGAACTGAAGAAAGATCATGGCTGTTGGCTAAAGTTCTTCCTGTGGATCTTGTACCGGTGACAAAATGTGAAATGTAAGGTATTATCACATAGTATGGGCTTCGAAAGTTCTCCATAGATAGATCTAGTTTTTGTTTGGGCCTTGACTTGTGACTTCAATGTTGGCAGCTCTTCATGCAGGAACTCCCTCTGTTGATGCACTATATTGGCAACTCCTCTACAGCTTATAAACTTAGACAGTTGAAAACTTGCTGAGGCATTTAAGAAGGTAAGGGACTTGCTCACTGGTCTCACAGCttatatgtgtcagaggcaaaacATGAATCTCATGTTCTTGATTTAAAGGGTTACCTTTTAGAAGAGAAGGTATTATATAATAGATTGAGGCAACCAGGTGTTTGACTGAACCTCACCAATGCTCTCCAGTTTTAATTCTTCAAGTCTCTGTCTTGTGCTCCCATGCCCATGGCATTGACCTTTCTCTGACTATTCTCTCTCTTATATGAACAGGGTTACTGACTGTGAGACAAGGACttaaataaattcaattctatcaatatttattaaatgcccacagGATGCAAAGTATTGTATTTTGAgggataaaattaaaatgaagacaATTACATGGTAAGCTCCAAAGATTTGTggtcattaggaaaccattatttttcaTGCTAACAATATGAACTCACAATTAATTTATGACCTTTAGTAAAAGATGTACTTTTGCCATTTCCAGTAAGTatatgccttatttttttttaatagtttactCTCTTGTCCCATTCAGTTTAAGACCCATTTGAGCCAGAGAACCAATGTTCAGCATCTCACAGCCAGtatatgattaaagaaaaaacttGAGCCATGTCCTACTAATACCAAGACTATTTTTTTGTCCATTTTACCATAGTTACTGTAAGGTTACTTATGGTAAGCAGAGAAATTGAGATTTCATTTGCTGAGCTCATGAAACCTAATATTAGATTTCATCCTAAAATAGGATGATAATTCCTTATTGACTCAAAATCATAGATTTGGCCCCCTGAAGTCCTGATCAGGaacttttttattgttcagttgtatcctattcttcatgacctcattcaAGGTTTTGTTGACAAAGATactgtcattttctttccctgctcattttagaaatggggaaactgatgcagacagaattaagtaatttgtccagggtcaaacacCTAGTAAGTACCTAAGGCTCTATTTTGAACTTGCAAATTTGTGATGTTTATCCacataatttttagaaaatgagaCTTTGAAGTTCATCATTTCATTCtcaaatcatttaaattgtttttatgtacaattatatctatctatctatctatctaactatctatctatAGGCAGTTATATAACTGTCTTCCAGAACTCATTTTAGAGTAGAGATGACTCATGCTTTTAAAAGTCTCTAAGAAGAGTTCATAGTGACAAAGgtcttttttaaagtctttttaaagacttttttttaatgaattttttatgAGTGTATATAAGAGAAGCAGTGTAGAGCAGGATAGAAAGGAAGGGGAACATGGACATTAGAGAATTGAGAAATTCACAGGAGGATCAGTGGGTAAGCATAATATCTTTGAACCTGAAAtcattttggtattttatttcaATGAATTTAGAGATATAATCAATCAATCTATGAATTAAGCATTAAACAtataccagatactgtgctaaatgaaGGGGAcataaaaagaaccaaaaaaaaaaaaaaaaaaagaaagaaagaaaaaacccaacagcattatcaacaacaaaacaaatagtCTCCATTTTCAAGGAGATTCCTAATGACCCTGAGCTAATACGAGGATAAGACCAAGTATTGTTTGGAAATCCCATTGCCCATACAATTTTAAGTCACATTTCCAGTTTGAAGAGGAGTACTTATAAGTAGGGGCCCTGATCATGGTTCAAGGGCAAAAAGTAGTACTAGTTATTGTGGCTACAGGGAGTAGGGGGCCTTCCTGGTTTATCCAATACAGAGAACAGTGACCACACCTTTCCCAAAATAACACCactttggaaaaagagaaaacttataGACTCTCCTAACTGGCTCTTGAAACaacagcataaaaaaaaaaaaaaaggctgaagcTTGGGATAGTACTTCCCAATACCCAGGTGAACAGAGCCCAAgtttaatataaaattcaaagcaaaaacaaaaatatgaaacagacaaataaaaaaaaacagattgcaaaaatgatgaaacaacaacaaaaagatcttGACCATAAAAACCCAACTATAATAACAGGGAAAAcaaattcagaaggtaaaatgaaaatagCTACAAGCAAAGTTTCAAAGGAAAATGCAGTTGAACACAATCcaaacaagaattcctagaagagttacagaaagaaataagaatgggagaagggaaagtggagaaagaaatgagaatgatgcaagaaaattatgaaaagagatttAATAGATTAGTAAAAGAGGTTCAAAAATAGTTGAAGACTAAATTGTCCATAGTAAAAGAGGCATTTCACTaaagaattcactgaagaaaagaactcttaaTTTTACTgcctttcctctgaaattattctCAATTTATCCTGTGGTTATCTTATTTATACATAGATAACTCTCCCCTACTCCTATtccccccacacatacacacatactagTGACTGTGAGTTACTTAAAGGGCAGAAACTGGgctgttgttgttttggggtttttttaacctttcattGGAACCACAGACCTTAGCTTTGCATCAgaaacatagtagacatttaataaatgctaaaagTGGGATCATTATGGCTATTGAACAGTGTCTACATTTTCAATTTTGCTCATGCTTTTATTGGTTTTGCTTTActgctttccctttctttattcaaTTACAAGGGATGGCTCACTGGATAAGGAAGTAGGAGGGATTTATCTGGAAATGGagatattggaaaaaaaacaaacgatatcaatattttctaaatgaaaaatatgTGAATGTCAAAAAATGCCTAATTGAATCAAGCAAATCAATTATTAAGCCCCAAAGCAATACAAAATTCATATGTCATTTTTCAGAAGTAAATTCACCCATTTTGCTAAATTAAATCTAGTACATATTCAAACTTTACTgaaaattttggggggaaaatacAAATTTGCTGGAAATTACTACGTATGAGAGACTTTCAAAGCTAGAGCTATTTATTGAAAGATGCacagactcaaatagaaataagaacATCCAGTCTATTCTTATTAGCTGGCCACAGCCTTAGCTTTCTACTCCCAGAGTTATGTTATAGGGTCtaccaataaaataaattgaatgaacATTGAGGCATTCTTCTCCCCACTTTTGGGCAAGTTTTCTTGACATCAAATTAATTTGTAGGAAGCAGATTTGTACAGCAAATTGTAATGTAATTTCCTGACATCAAACCCTCCAAAAGGTAAATTTGGATAAGGGAGGGACAGAAACATCCAACAGACAAATGAAAAGGAAGGCAGAAGAAAGGAGCACTAAGGAATGACTGGAAGAGACTCTAAAGGAGTCTTCTAAAGAAGCGGGCTGACTCTGCAAATGAATTTTCTCATAACTTTGACTGTGACTGGCCCTGTTGAGAAAACATACTGTTAATatcctataatttttatttaagaaacaattcccattttattaaatttttatactTCTTCCTTCACAAGAATGACCaaatcttctccttcccttccaacATACCCACCtactattttttcttcattcttagaGGCACAAAATGAACTCAAATCTTTATCTCTTTCAGTTGGACTAGGACAACCACTTCTTACCTAAAATTCTTGCCACCAGCccgttaataataatagctaacatttatatagtgttttaagatttgtaaaactttttacaattactatctcatttgatccttataacaccTTTGGGAGATAGAtgcattattatccctattttgcagatggggaaaatgagacaaatagcAATTAAGTGTCTTAATCCACAgccacacatctaataagtgcttcagaagaattcaaattcaggtcttcctgattccacaacCAGTGCTCTAATAAAGAAGACTACCTAGGCTGTCTTCTTTAATAATTACTGTGTGACTGTGCCGACCCAGAGAAAAAATGGTCCTCACCTCTATTAATTGCCTTATTAATTGGTATTTCACCTCAATCTTATAGAAACCTTTGCCAAGACATTCTAAATTATCCTATTTTCTTACCACATGCTCTGAACAGATGTGACTTGCaaatagaaatgtttattatcataaatggaaagaattttaaagatttcAGAAACTCAAACCTAAGAGGAATTTTAGCGAGCTCCCAGTCAGTAGAAATCTCTCTATAAAATCCTTGACAAATGGGTCCTCCGATTTCTGCCTCATGGAGAACTTAGCACTTCCTGAGGAAGCCTATTAGACATTTAGTCCatgcccttcattttacagaagaggaaattttgATTCaatgatattaaatgatttgcctttggTCACCCAGCTAATTGGATGCGTATCCAGGACTAGAACACACAGAAATGCTAACTCCCAACCCCAGGCTTTTCCCTCTATATATGGatcaatttatttcctcttttatctcaagcttttaaaataatagaatttatggttggaagagatcttagagatcacctaattCAGCCCcttcattatattttctattcCCTAAAATACCTTTTAATTCTATTAGGCAGCTCAACAGCAATCTCTTCTAATCAGGAGGCATTTGACTCTGAGCTAAGATTTCACTTTTTAATCTGGAACTCTCTCTCTAAGTTTAACAAACTTTCTTCACCCCACTCATGTAATTGTTTTGCCATGAATTCTCCTCTGGAAAAACTCTTCTCTAGTGCAAAAATAATGATGGTTACTTATATTCTCACATATTCTGATTCAACTAATATTTGTTGAATGCCTACTAAGTGTAAGGCACAACtagtaaaagaaagaatgaaaagttaCACTCTATGTGctaaaggagtttacaatctggTTGATCGGTCAGATAATTCCAGAAATAGCTAAAACAGAGGCACTATACTCTAAATGCACTtttgtgctggtaaatatttaagaaGAGGCTctccagaaatttaaaaaaaatttttttttcaagttggtctagaagcatttttaaatttcatctaatttattaacattttctctaatactttcttaagtctacaaATCAGCAAACCAATAAATCAAGCTTTGATTtctgtaaatgctcacactgaacatTTAACATCAACTCTCTTGAACAGGTACAAACTGGTTCCAGNNNNNNNNNNNNNNNNNNNNNNNNNNNNNNNNNNNNNNNNNNNNNNNNNNNNNNNNNNNNNNNNNNNNNNNNNNNNNNNNNNNNNNNNNNNNNNNNNNNNNNNNNNNNNNNNNNNNNNNNNNNNNNNNNNNNNNNNNNNNNNNNNNNNNNNNNNNNNNNNNNNNNNNNNNNNNNNNNNNNNNNNNNNNNNNNNNNNNNNNNNNNNNNNNNNNNNNNNNNNNNNNNNNNNNNNNNNNNNNNNNNNNNNNNNNNNNNNNNNNNNNNNNNNNNNNNNNNNNNNNNNNNNNNNNNNNNNNNNNNNNNNNNNNNNNNNNNNNNNNNNNNNNNNNNNNNNNNNNNNNNNNNNNNNNNNNNNNNNNNNNNNNNNNNNNNNNNNNNNNNNNNNNNNNNNNNNNNNNNNNNNNNNNNNNNNNNNNNNNNNNNNNNNNNNNNNNNNNNNNNNNNNNNNNNNNNNNNNNNNNNNNNNNNNNNNNNNNNNNNNNNNNNNNNNNNNNNNNNNNAGACTCTGTGCATCACTGGCAAGATGCTCCAACCTCACCTGCTGCAGAAAAAGATGGGCCTGAGCACCTGTGACCAACATGGAGAACAAGAGATGTTCTTCTGTGAGGAAGACCAGAGGCCCCTCTGTGTATCCTGCTTATCAGCCCCAGAGCACAAGGACCATCAAGTCCTTCCCTTGGAGACAGCTGCTGACAAGTGCAAGAAGAAGCTCCGGGAGAGATGGAACATCttacagaagaaagaagagaaatttcaaACTGCACTGGACACcttgagaagaagaaaggagcaaTTCACAGAGCGTACCTACACTTTGAAAGAGACAACTATTTCTGAATATGGCAAAATTCACCAATTTTTATGGGATGAAGAATATCAATGCCTGCAAAATCTGGAGCAGCAATCCAGAGTCAATGTGGTCAAACTGGAGGAGAAGGAGCATGAGCTGACCCAACAAATCCAGAATCTACAACAAGTGAAGTTTGAAGTAGAGGAGAATTTGGACAAGATGCCCTTGGAAATGATCCAGGATATGCCAGGCActttgaaaaagaaggaagagctcCTATTGAAAAAACCAGTGCTTTCTTACATTTTCTGGCCTACCTGCCCTGTCAGAGGCATGAGAGAAATCCTCATGAGTTTCCACAGGGATATAACTTTTGATCCTGAATCAGCCCATCCTCATCTCGTCCTATCTGAGGATTTGAAGAGGGTCCAGTATGGAAGCATCTATCAAGACCTGCCTGACAACAAAGAGGGATTTGAGTCTGGTCTTGTGGTTCTGGGAGCACAGAAATTCTCCTCTGGCAAACACTATTGGGAAGTGGAGATGGGAGACAAGACAGCGTGGGAATTGGGCATCTGTAAAGATTCAGTCAGGAGAAAGGGGCTGATCTCCTCCTCATCTGAGGATGTAAGTACCCTCATCGGCTTCACTTCTGGaaatagtttcttcttctgtacttCAGACAAGAACTTTCTATTGGGCCGGCCTGTGCACAAAGTGGGCATTTTTCTAGATTATGAAATGAGGTATCTAGCATTTTATGATGTCCTAGATAGATCCCTGATCCACAGTCTCTCAAACATGGATTTGGAAGGGCCTCTTCGCCCTTATTTCTCTCCTTGTCTTCCCAATGAGAAAAGCACCCCTGGTTCACTTATCATTTGCCCCAAGAGTCCACAGTAGAGGGCTGTCACAGGTACTCGTTACTAAGGATGACTTTCTGAAAGGTGAATGAGTGTAACACTGCCAATGACACtccatttctttgaattcctgTTGAAATGGTCAATAAAGTGTGATTATTTAAACCAAGAAAATACTACTTTGTAAATACTTCTTAACAAGTATTGCTCCAACATAGAGCATAAGTTATGCTTAACATAAAAAAGtcaggtcattttttttccctttggtggCTGATCTTCCAGTACCTAATTTGGAAGGAGAGGGTGGTAGAAGAATAGGAGAAAAGGTAGATGAAagaaacagggaaaggaaaaagttcCTAGTAGAcaaagaggaagaatagaatttAGATGCTAAATGACTGTAGGAATAAATAAACAACCAAGcagataaggaagcaaagaaagaaagagaagttctCTTGTTTGAAGGCCTAGGGAGATGGGTATGGAAAGTCTATTGCTCTGAGTGAGAGATCTACTTGAGGATCATAGCAGACTCAAAGAtcttatattaagaaaatataagacaTGTCCAGGTATAAAGAGCTTGTGAAGAATTGCAATAAATTAGTCCTCAACTGAGTAGGAAATTGAAACAAGACATTTTGCCTAATAGACTTTCATTTTGTCATTCTGTTTTTATACTCTTCTTTTATAGAGCTTTTTGTGCCTCTTCTCAGAGGTATCCCATCAGAGGAATACAATCTGGAATATGACTGACAAGTCACCATGTGTCCAGGTTAAAGTCCATTTTAATTTAAATCCAATTAAACTCAAtctgcaatattttaaaaaattgaaggtgttatgccacagttctcttttattgtcctgactcagtttccctaattatcctgattcagtcctgcctcagtttgcctgcttctcttTCTGCAAAagttcccctccctctttttcagaataattgaTAGAATATTAAATAATGGATAGAATATCAAAATGCCTCTCCCCAATCCAAGCTATTAGCaaatcagatactgtcttatcaagatgcctttcCCCACGTCTGGGGTGCCTCCTTCTCATTAGGCCATCCCCTTCTGCAGTGGCTCACCCCACCTTGTCGGTCCTGTTCCCACTCTCAAGACACTGACTtagcccctgcctcagtctaccctcttCATCTGAGccacttatatatatgtatatatgtcattgagaactctgattgttTGCTGAATTGTTGGAGATTATGTCTcattcagccttgggaccaaacatggatccattggtcccagtatctctccatttaataaattattaaatagtctCTAATCtgtgtcttgctcagtttctcaggcattacaaTACCATTTTGTTTCCTGGGGAATATAGTCTCAAACTTAGACAGTAGCTAAAAAACATTTACCCCACCAAATTTATATCTAAATGAGATTTGGTGGATGAACCAAGTTACTCCAAAAAGATAGAATTTTGAAagttgggagagggaagaagtagTTGGGAAGATAAAGAGAGCTCTCTTCCCACCTTGAGATGAGGTAATAGAATTCTTTGGACTCCTACGCTTTAGTGGGGTTCTGAGTTGGGAAACCCTAAATCTTATGACTTTTGAATCTGTCTCAGAAAACTCTCCAGATTCTGACCCCTCCTTACCTTCTAGCCTCAGAAAAGTCTAGGATAATCATCACCATCCTTAATTCACCTGGAGATTACTCTTTAGTCTACTACCCTCTTACTCCTTAGCCTTGGGCTATACAAAATTGGATAAAGCTGTACTGtgtttttcagttatttgctATTTTCCAATTGGAATCTAGCCACTGAGAATTTTCAGTATcaaaataaatcccttttttgTCAACTTAACTTGGAGAGTGAGACTTTTCGATCACATCTAGAGGCTAAAATATCCACAGTCCATTCTACATAGTCCCCACTCTTCATTCCACCCCATTCCCctcattcaaaacaaaacaaaaaaaacaactgaatgtaCTTAATCTCACAAATATGAGCTAAGAAGCAAAAGGGAAGGATATGGGTGTATAAATCCAGTGATCTTCAATCACTTTCAAGAAAGGTATTCTTTTGTTATACCTGTGACAATGAGTTGGGGACCCCCAAATGTCGTTAGGATATCTCATCCCTCAACATTTGGTAGCCCACACAGGGATCCCTAAAATTTTACATCCTCCTTGTTAAGATAAGCCTCTTTTTGCCCAAGCACATAGAAAGGCTTGAGGTTGTTGGGAGCTTCACACTCAGCAGATTTCCTTGACTAGGGACACTTAGACTTGGAAGTTCCTGTACTTAGCACACCTATTATCCTCTCAGCAGACCTATTATCCTCTCTGGGATGCCTGAAGAGGATGGATgctatagaaccagaaaaaatctAAGGCTTGTGGCAAAAATGGAACAATCCACCTCTGTCTCTATTCCTAAGCATTCTCCCTTAGCCTGgatcttaaaaaaagagagagagaaagagagagagagagagagagagagagagagagagagagagagagagagagagagagagagagagagagagagagagagagagagagagagagagagagagaaatttgccCTGAAAGATCTGAAAACTAAGAAACTTATTTTGTTTCAACACTGCTAGATAAGGGAACCAGGGAACTTtggagaaccaggaaaaatggCTCATAAATGGATCAATGAATTATAACACTATCCAGCATTTTGACAAGTGGACTAAAGTCCcctatgtccaaaaaaaaaaaaaaaaaaaaaaaaaaaaaaaaaaaaaaaaaaaaaaaaaaaaaaaaaaaaaaaaaaaaaaaaaaaaaaaaaaaaaaaaaaaaaaaaaaaaaaaaaaaaaaaaaaaaaaaaaaaaaaaaaaaaaaaaaaaaaaaaaaaaaaaaaaaaaaaaaaaaaaaaaaaaaaaaaaaaaaaaaaaaaaaaaaaaaaaaaaaaaaaaaaaaaaaaaaaaaaaaaaaaaaaaaaaaaaaaaaaaaaaaaaaaaaaaaaaaaaaaaaaaaaaaaaaaaaaaaaaacaacagcaactcAGTTCTCAAATCTTTTGTAGCAGAACCAAAAGGAAGAAGCCAATGTTCTTTCTGAGTTAAATatctaaaaagaaaggaatcagaaataaggtccttataaaaatataaacaaatcttGATCCAGTGATTGAATCATAATCATGAAATGAgacaaaagggggaaatgaaggaggagggaaagccaAGGTTGATACTTGTTTTCTTCATGGGAGCCATGGGGGGGAAGCAGCTTGGGGAAAAAAGACTTTgtttggagggaggagggagtcTTTCCTTACCATGTTTCCATCTCAGCACATCAGAAATGTGAGGTCTTGAGGCTTGCACATGATTATGTTACTGCTCAGTGACCCAAGGAGGAGATCTTTCCAAGTACTAAGAGGCAGGGAAGGAGTTTTCTTCTCAAGAGATGGTGACTCTGAAGTGTGGGATGAGAAGAAAGTGAGAACTCAGCCCTGAAGCAGACTGTGGAAAGTCCTATCAAAAGACAGGAGTTGTCACCTTTTTGAGGGTGGATTTAAGAGAGGTGTTAAGCAGgggaagagatataaaaaggCTCACACAGCTCAGTGCCAGTATCTTTTGCTGCCAGAGCTCAAGGGCAGGAGCTAGCACTCTCCCTACCTGAAAAGGAAGGAATCAGAGGCTTAGGAACATACATGCAAGAGTTTAATTGCTAATCTCTAGTGAGGTCTCGCTTGCTTGCATCTGCCTCAGCTACCTCACTGACTGGGTAACTGAGAGTGCAGAGAGGGCCTTCTCCAGGGCAGTGAGGGGGCCACTGAAACCTCAGCCTGTATAGAGTGCAAGGTGGTCAATCATTAGACAAGGCGACTGGCTGCTGAGCAGGAACCTGCAGACTCTGTGCATCACTGGCAAGATGCTCCAACCTCACCTGCTGCAGAAAAAGATGGGCCTGAGCACCTGTGACCAACATGGAGAACAAGAGATGTTCTTCTGTGAGGAAGACCAGAGGCCCCTCTGTGTATCCTGCTTATCAGCCCCAGAGCACAAGGACCATCAAGTCCTTTCCTTGGAGACAGCTGCTGACAAGTGCAAGAAGAAGCTCCGGGAGAGATGGAACATCttacagaagaaagaagagaaatttcaaACTGCACTGGACACcttgagaagaagaaaggagcaaTTCACAGAGCGTACCTACACTTTGAAAGAGACAACTATTTCTGAATATGGCAAAATTCACCAATTTTTATGGGATGAAGAATATCAATGCCTGCAAAATCTGGAGCAGCAATCCAGAGTCAATGTGGTCAAACTGGAGGAGAAGGAGCATGAGCTGACCCAACAAATCCAGAATCTACAACAAGTGAAGTTTGAAGTAGAGGAGAATTTGGACAAGATGCCCTTGGAAATGATCC
Proteins encoded in this region:
- the LOC127557123 gene encoding probable E3 ubiquitin-protein ligase TRIML1, yielding MLQPHLLQKKMGLSTCDQHGEQEMFFCEEDQRPLCVSCLSAPEHKDHQVLPLETAADKCKKKLRERWNILQKKEEKFQTALDTLRRRKEQFTERTYTLKETTISEYGKIHQFLWDEEYQCLQNLEQQSRVNVVKLEEKEHELTQQIQNLQQVKFEVEENLDKMPLEMIQDMPGTLKKKEELLLKKPVLSYIFWPTCPVRGMREILMSFHRDITFDPESAHPHLVLSEDLKRVQYGSIYQDLPDNKEGFESGLVVLGAQKFSSGKHYWEVEMGDKTAWELGICKDSVRRKGLISSSSEDIMK